A window of the Microbacterium sp. LWH13-1.2 genome harbors these coding sequences:
- a CDS encoding ATP-binding cassette domain-containing protein — translation MSAPTLEARNLVKDFTLRSGLKTSILHAVKDVSFTIEAGKTVALVGESGSGKSTIARMLMKLETPTSGQILLDGKDSGMRGRAVEEYRSQVQMVFQDPFASLNPFHTIIHHLERPIRLHHPKLSGAEVRARAIQLLERVRLSPGETFAERRPHELSGGQRQRVAIARALAPGARFIVADEPVSMLDVSIRLGVLNLLADLQREENLGVLYITHDLATARHFSDEIMVLYKGDVVERGPADDVILNPQHEYTKTLLGAAPEPENLGRLRDEVRAELAGR, via the coding sequence ATGAGTGCTCCCACCCTCGAAGCCCGCAACCTGGTGAAGGACTTCACCCTGCGATCAGGCCTCAAGACGTCCATCCTGCATGCGGTCAAGGACGTCTCGTTCACGATCGAAGCGGGCAAGACGGTCGCCCTCGTCGGCGAATCAGGGTCGGGCAAGTCGACGATCGCCCGGATGCTGATGAAGCTCGAGACACCGACGAGCGGGCAGATCCTGCTCGACGGGAAGGACTCGGGGATGCGGGGCCGCGCGGTCGAGGAGTACCGATCGCAGGTGCAGATGGTGTTTCAGGATCCGTTCGCCTCGCTGAACCCGTTCCACACGATCATCCACCACCTGGAGCGACCGATCAGGCTCCACCACCCCAAGCTCTCGGGCGCCGAGGTGCGGGCGCGCGCGATACAGCTGCTCGAGCGCGTGCGACTGTCCCCGGGCGAGACATTCGCCGAACGGCGACCGCATGAGCTGTCCGGTGGTCAGCGGCAGAGAGTGGCCATCGCGCGGGCGCTCGCCCCGGGAGCGCGGTTCATCGTCGCAGATGAGCCCGTCTCGATGCTCGATGTCTCGATCCGGCTCGGGGTGCTCAACCTGCTGGCCGATCTGCAGCGGGAGGAGAATCTCGGCGTGCTCTACATCACGCACGATCTCGCGACGGCCCGGCACTTCAGCGACGAGATCATGGTCCTCTACAAGGGCGACGTCGTCGAGCGGGGGCCTGCAGACGACGTCATCCTCAATCCGCAGCATGAGTACACGAAGACACTGCTGGGCGCGGCGCCGGAGCCTGAGAACCTCGGTCGCCTCCGCGACGAGGTGCGGGCCGAACTCGCCGGCCGCTGA
- a CDS encoding glycine cleavage system aminomethyltransferase GcvT, whose product MSDPRYTPLRERHEALGASFTDFGGWQMPVRYTSDLAEHHAVRQAAGIFDISHMAEFMIAGDFAGAFLDYSLAGRLSAMSVGKAKYSLMLADDGGIIDDVIVYRLAEDRFLVIANAGNRGFVDAAFASRIRSFPSRIERERPTLAAGEERTFEGFLGDRGVDVEDVSDEYALLAVQGPASEAILATTAGITDVGTPWAEQKYYAWADASFLGGPLLLARTGYTGEDGFELLVRVADAPALWDALVDAGQAHGLVPAGLAARDTLRLEAGMPLYGHELSRETKPSQAGLGRVVVSDKESFIGKGAVDAASDAPVLVGLVAEGKRAGRAGYPVVDQDGGVLGEITSGALSPTLGHPIAMAYVEPSSAAEGTAVFLDVRGTRIPATVTALPFYRRTK is encoded by the coding sequence ATGTCCGACCCTCGCTACACCCCGCTCCGCGAACGCCACGAGGCGCTCGGCGCCTCGTTCACCGACTTCGGCGGCTGGCAGATGCCGGTGCGCTACACCTCCGACCTCGCCGAGCACCACGCCGTGCGTCAGGCCGCCGGGATCTTCGACATCTCGCACATGGCGGAGTTCATGATCGCCGGAGACTTCGCAGGGGCCTTCCTCGACTACTCTCTCGCCGGTCGTCTGTCGGCGATGTCCGTCGGCAAGGCGAAGTACTCGCTGATGCTGGCCGACGACGGCGGGATCATCGACGACGTCATCGTCTACCGCCTCGCCGAGGATCGGTTCCTGGTGATCGCGAACGCCGGGAACCGCGGATTCGTCGACGCGGCGTTCGCCTCGCGGATCCGTTCGTTCCCCTCGCGGATCGAGCGTGAACGCCCGACGCTCGCCGCGGGCGAGGAGCGCACCTTCGAGGGCTTCCTCGGAGATCGCGGAGTCGACGTCGAGGACGTTTCCGACGAGTACGCGCTGCTCGCCGTCCAGGGCCCGGCATCCGAGGCCATCCTCGCCACGACTGCGGGCATCACCGACGTCGGTACGCCCTGGGCCGAGCAGAAGTACTACGCCTGGGCCGACGCCTCGTTCCTCGGCGGTCCGCTGCTCCTCGCCCGCACCGGCTACACGGGGGAGGACGGCTTCGAGCTTCTCGTACGCGTCGCCGACGCCCCGGCGCTCTGGGACGCGCTCGTCGATGCCGGCCAGGCGCACGGTCTCGTCCCCGCCGGTCTCGCCGCGCGCGACACGCTTCGGCTCGAGGCGGGAATGCCCCTCTACGGCCATGAGCTCTCCCGCGAGACGAAGCCGTCGCAGGCAGGTCTCGGCCGGGTCGTCGTGTCCGACAAGGAGAGCTTCATCGGCAAGGGTGCGGTGGATGCCGCATCCGATGCCCCGGTGCTCGTGGGCCTCGTCGCTGAAGGCAAGCGCGCCGGCCGTGCCGGATACCCCGTCGTCGATCAGGACGGCGGTGTGCTCGGCGAGATCACCAGCGGTGCACTCAGCCCGACGCTCGGCCACCCGATCGCCATGGCCTACGTCGAGCCGTCTTCCGCTGCGGAGGGAACCGCAGTATTCCTTGATGTGCGGGGGACCAGGATCCCCGCGACCGTGACCGCCCTGCCTTTCTACCGGAGGACCAAATGA
- the gcvH gene encoding glycine cleavage system protein GcvH — MTDLNALSYTDEHEWIAADGDTVTIGITDYAADKLGDVVFVELPAVGTEIAAGSVVGEIESTKSVGELYAPVTGTVVEINDTVVDDPSLVNAEPFAGGWLIKVAVAAGALEGLMDRDAYVALTEG, encoded by the coding sequence ATGACCGACCTCAACGCCCTCAGCTACACCGACGAGCACGAGTGGATCGCCGCTGACGGCGACACCGTGACGATCGGCATCACCGACTACGCGGCCGACAAGCTCGGCGACGTCGTGTTCGTCGAGCTCCCCGCCGTCGGCACCGAGATCGCCGCAGGCTCCGTCGTCGGCGAGATCGAGTCGACCAAGTCGGTCGGCGAGCTCTATGCACCCGTCACCGGCACGGTCGTCGAGATCAACGACACCGTGGTCGACGATCCCTCGCTCGTGAACGCCGAGCCGTTCGCCGGAGGCTGGCTCATCAAGGTCGCCGTGGCCGCGGGGGCGCTCGAGGGTCTGATGGACCGCGACGCGTACGTCGCTCTGACGGAGGGCTGA
- the gcvP gene encoding aminomethyl-transferring glycine dehydrogenase: MLDALGVESALEDWSPVEALMRQAVPSSIFTAASTDSVIPRAASETEALAELRAIAARNTVNRPMIGLGYYGTITPQVIQRNVLENPSWYTAYTPYQPEISQGRLEALINFQTMVAELTGLTTANASMLDESTAVVEGMLLARRASKKPSNVFAVDADAFPQTKALLETRADAVGIELVTVDFAAGEELPAELFGVFVQYPGASGRVWNPSAVIDAAHLAGGLAVVAADLLALTLIASPGSLGADVAVGTTQRFGVPIGFGGPHAGYMAVRAGLERQLPGRLVGVSVDADGKPAYRLSLQTREQHIRREKATSNICTAQVLLAVMASMYAVYHGPDGLKAIAREVAAKTAMLRDWLADAGADVVHDSFFDTLQVRVPGRAAEYAEQAHHGFGILLHAADADTIGISVDETTTVGELHQVARVFGGAQERAFGFYGSGSHGSLPADLLRQDEYLTHPVFHAHRSETAMMRYLKSLADRDYALDRGMIPLGSCTMKLNAATEMASITWPEFAGIHPFAPASDVEGYLDMITQLEAWLAEVTGYDAVSLQPNAGSQGELAGLLAIRGYHLANGDTQRTVCLIPSSAHGTNAASAVLAGMKVVVVACDELGNVDLDDLRAKIAAHADELSALMITYPSTHGVYEQDVVEITTAVHDAGGQVYVDGANLNALLGYARFGDLGGDVSHLNLHKTFAIPHGGGGPGVGPVAAKAHLAPYLPSHPLAQRAEHAGGFVFEGGAVSAAPYGSAGILPISWSYVRMMGADGLRHATAAAVLSANYIAARLGEHYPVLYAGENGRVAHECILDLRPLKEATGITVDDVAKRLIDYGFHAPTMSFPVAGTLMVEPTESEDLGEIERFIEAMIMIKAEADAVAAGRWPADDNPLVHAPHTAVSLIAGEWNHAYTREDAAYPVHALVAGKYWPPVRRIDQAYGDRNLVCACPPIEAFA; the protein is encoded by the coding sequence ATGCTCGACGCGCTGGGTGTCGAGTCCGCGCTCGAGGACTGGAGCCCGGTCGAGGCGCTGATGCGCCAGGCGGTGCCGTCCTCGATCTTCACCGCAGCCTCCACGGACTCGGTCATCCCTCGCGCGGCGAGCGAGACCGAGGCGCTCGCCGAGCTGCGGGCCATCGCCGCTCGCAACACGGTGAACCGGCCGATGATCGGCCTCGGGTACTACGGCACGATCACCCCGCAGGTGATCCAGCGCAACGTCCTCGAGAACCCCTCCTGGTACACGGCCTACACGCCCTACCAGCCGGAGATTTCGCAGGGGCGGCTCGAGGCGCTGATCAACTTCCAGACGATGGTGGCCGAGCTCACCGGACTCACCACGGCCAATGCGTCGATGCTCGACGAGTCGACCGCGGTCGTCGAGGGGATGCTGTTGGCGCGCCGCGCGTCGAAGAAGCCGTCGAACGTGTTCGCCGTCGACGCCGACGCCTTCCCGCAGACGAAGGCGCTGCTCGAGACCCGCGCCGACGCGGTGGGCATCGAGCTCGTGACGGTCGACTTCGCCGCAGGGGAAGAGCTCCCCGCAGAGCTGTTCGGTGTCTTCGTGCAGTATCCGGGCGCATCCGGTCGAGTGTGGAACCCCAGCGCCGTGATCGATGCCGCGCACCTCGCCGGCGGACTCGCCGTAGTCGCGGCCGATCTGCTCGCGCTCACCCTGATCGCTTCGCCCGGTTCGCTCGGTGCGGATGTCGCGGTCGGCACCACCCAGCGCTTCGGCGTGCCCATCGGCTTCGGAGGACCGCACGCCGGCTACATGGCCGTGCGCGCAGGGCTCGAGCGACAGCTGCCCGGACGCCTCGTCGGCGTCTCGGTCGATGCGGACGGCAAGCCGGCGTACCGGCTGTCCCTGCAGACGCGCGAGCAGCACATCCGCCGGGAGAAGGCGACCAGCAACATCTGCACCGCCCAGGTGCTGCTCGCGGTGATGGCGTCGATGTACGCGGTCTACCACGGTCCGGATGGACTCAAGGCGATCGCCCGGGAGGTCGCGGCCAAGACCGCGATGCTGCGCGACTGGCTCGCCGATGCGGGCGCCGACGTCGTGCACGACTCGTTCTTCGACACACTCCAGGTGCGAGTCCCTGGCCGCGCGGCCGAATACGCGGAGCAGGCTCATCACGGCTTCGGCATCCTGCTGCACGCCGCCGACGCCGACACGATCGGCATCTCGGTCGACGAGACCACCACGGTCGGCGAGCTCCACCAGGTCGCCCGTGTGTTCGGCGGGGCGCAGGAGCGCGCCTTCGGGTTCTACGGCTCGGGGTCGCACGGCTCACTTCCCGCTGATCTGCTCCGTCAGGACGAGTACCTCACGCACCCTGTGTTCCACGCGCACCGCAGCGAGACCGCCATGATGCGCTACCTGAAGAGCCTCGCCGATCGCGACTACGCGCTCGACCGCGGAATGATCCCGCTCGGCTCCTGCACGATGAAGCTCAACGCCGCCACCGAGATGGCATCGATCACGTGGCCCGAGTTCGCGGGCATCCACCCGTTCGCACCGGCATCCGACGTCGAGGGCTACCTCGACATGATCACTCAGCTCGAGGCGTGGCTTGCCGAGGTCACCGGGTACGACGCCGTGTCGCTGCAGCCGAACGCGGGTTCGCAGGGCGAGCTCGCAGGGCTCCTCGCGATCCGCGGCTACCACCTGGCGAACGGCGACACCCAGCGCACGGTGTGTCTGATCCCGTCCTCCGCACACGGGACGAACGCCGCTTCGGCGGTGCTCGCCGGAATGAAGGTCGTCGTCGTCGCCTGCGACGAGCTCGGAAACGTCGATCTCGACGACCTGCGGGCGAAGATCGCGGCGCACGCCGACGAGCTCTCCGCGCTCATGATCACCTACCCGTCGACCCACGGTGTCTACGAGCAGGACGTGGTGGAGATCACGACCGCCGTGCACGACGCCGGTGGACAGGTGTACGTCGACGGCGCGAACCTCAACGCGCTGCTCGGCTACGCCCGCTTCGGCGATCTGGGCGGCGACGTCTCGCACCTCAACCTGCACAAGACGTTCGCGATCCCGCACGGCGGCGGCGGCCCCGGTGTGGGCCCTGTCGCGGCCAAGGCGCACCTCGCGCCGTACCTGCCGTCGCACCCGCTCGCGCAGCGGGCGGAGCACGCGGGCGGATTCGTCTTCGAGGGCGGCGCCGTCTCGGCGGCTCCCTACGGCTCGGCGGGCATCCTCCCGATCTCCTGGTCGTACGTGCGGATGATGGGGGCCGACGGTCTGCGCCATGCGACGGCCGCAGCGGTGCTCTCGGCGAACTACATCGCCGCGCGTCTCGGCGAGCACTACCCGGTGCTGTACGCGGGCGAGAACGGCCGCGTCGCCCACGAGTGCATCCTCGACCTGCGTCCGCTGAAGGAGGCGACAGGGATCACGGTCGACGATGTCGCCAAGCGCCTCATCGACTACGGCTTCCACGCTCCGACCATGTCGTTCCCCGTCGCGGGCACGCTGATGGTCGAGCCGACGGAGTCGGAGGATCTCGGCGAGATCGAGCGCTTCATCGAGGCCATGATCATGATCAAGGCCGAGGCGGACGCGGTGGCGGCAGGCCGCTGGCCCGCGGACGACAACCCGCTGGTCCACGCGCCGCACACCGCGGTCTCGCTGATCGCGGGGGAGTGGAACCACGCGTACACCCGCGAGGACGCCGCCTACCCGGTGCACGCTCTGGTCGCCGGCAAGTACTGGCCGCCGGTGCGCCGCATCGACCAGGCGTACGGCGATCGCAACCTCGTCTGCGCCTGCCCGCCGATCGAGGCCTTCGCCTGA
- a CDS encoding ABC transporter substrate-binding protein, whose product MKRNRIALAGSALLVIGALALAGCAGGNDSGDEGSQGSTSAIISANGSEPENALIPTNTNEVGGGKILDSIFAGLAFYDGEGALVNDMAESITVDAPNKVTVKLKEGHKFTNGEDVVAHNFIDAWNYGAQLSNAQLNQSWFADIVGFNPDADSELTGLTEVDDQTFTIDLSSDVASDFVTRLGYSAFYPLPDVAFEDMDAFGENPIGNGPYMLAEDGAWQHDVQIDMVKNEDYKGERVAQNGGLTLKFYTAPEGAYADLLGGNIDVIDQIPEASLAVFEDELGERATNQPAAIFQSFTIGGQLAHFSGEEGTLRRQAISLAINRDEITSKIFADTRTPASDFTTPVIDGWSDSVPGADVLKFDPEKAKELWAEADAISPWSGTFQIAYNSDGGHQVWVDAVSNSLKNTLGIEASGAPYVDLATLRAAVNARDDAGKRTIQTANRSGWQGDYPAVYNFLQPLYGTDASSNDGDYSNPEVDALLAEGAAATSPDDANAAYEKVQEILFNDLPVIPLWYQNSIGGFGDSVDNVTVGWNSVPLYYEITKAE is encoded by the coding sequence GTGAAAAGAAACAGGATTGCCCTCGCGGGCAGCGCTCTGCTCGTGATCGGCGCCTTGGCGCTGGCCGGTTGTGCAGGCGGGAACGACTCGGGGGACGAAGGTTCCCAGGGTTCGACGTCGGCCATCATCTCGGCGAACGGCAGTGAGCCGGAGAACGCCCTGATCCCGACGAACACCAACGAGGTCGGCGGTGGCAAGATCCTCGACTCGATCTTCGCCGGTCTCGCCTTCTACGATGGCGAGGGCGCTCTCGTCAACGACATGGCGGAGTCGATCACGGTCGACGCACCCAACAAGGTCACTGTGAAGCTGAAGGAGGGCCACAAGTTCACCAACGGTGAGGATGTCGTCGCTCACAACTTCATCGACGCGTGGAACTACGGCGCGCAGCTCTCCAACGCGCAGCTGAACCAGTCCTGGTTCGCCGACATCGTTGGCTTCAACCCGGACGCCGATTCCGAGCTCACCGGCCTCACCGAGGTCGACGACCAGACCTTCACCATCGACCTGAGCAGCGATGTCGCATCCGACTTCGTGACCCGTCTGGGCTACTCGGCGTTCTACCCGCTGCCCGACGTGGCATTCGAGGACATGGACGCCTTCGGTGAGAACCCGATCGGCAACGGCCCGTACATGCTCGCCGAGGACGGTGCCTGGCAGCACGATGTCCAGATCGACATGGTGAAGAACGAGGACTACAAGGGCGAGCGCGTCGCGCAGAACGGCGGCCTCACCCTGAAGTTCTACACGGCTCCTGAGGGCGCTTACGCCGACCTGCTCGGTGGCAACATCGACGTCATCGACCAGATCCCCGAGGCTTCCCTCGCGGTCTTCGAGGACGAGCTCGGCGAGCGGGCGACCAACCAGCCCGCCGCGATCTTCCAGTCGTTCACCATCGGTGGCCAGCTCGCCCACTTCTCTGGCGAAGAGGGCACCCTGCGTCGCCAGGCCATCTCGCTGGCGATCAACCGCGACGAGATCACCAGCAAGATCTTCGCCGACACCCGTACCCCTGCGAGCGACTTCACCACGCCCGTCATCGACGGCTGGAGCGACAGCGTCCCCGGGGCCGACGTCCTGAAGTTCGACCCGGAGAAGGCCAAGGAGCTGTGGGCCGAGGCTGACGCCATCTCCCCGTGGTCCGGCACCTTCCAGATCGCCTACAACTCCGATGGCGGACACCAGGTGTGGGTCGACGCGGTCTCGAACTCGCTGAAGAACACGCTCGGCATCGAGGCGTCGGGTGCACCGTACGTCGACCTCGCCACGCTCCGCGCAGCGGTCAACGCTCGTGACGACGCCGGCAAGCGCACGATCCAGACGGCGAACCGTTCCGGATGGCAGGGCGACTACCCCGCCGTCTACAACTTCCTGCAGCCGCTGTACGGCACGGACGCATCGTCGAACGACGGTGACTACTCCAACCCCGAGGTCGACGCACTGCTCGCAGAGGGCGCAGCGGCGACGAGCCCTGACGACGCCAACGCGGCGTACGAGAAGGTCCAGGAGATCCTCTTCAATGACCTCCCCGTCATTCCGCTCTGGTACCAGAACTCCATCGGCGGCTTCGGCGACTCGGTCGACAACGTCACCGTCGGCTGGAACTCTGTTCCGCTCTACTACGAGATCACCAAGGCCGAGTAG
- a CDS encoding ABC transporter permease, translating to MLAYTLRRLLQLIPVFFGATLLIYALVFLMPGDPIAALFGDKPPSPQLLATIRAQYHLDEPFLVQYFYYITGVFKGDMGTTFSGESVSTVLARTLPITGRLAIMAIAIEFTLAIIVGTLSALRKGKFFDHASLIVSLVFLSMPIFVVAFLAQYFLAIKLGWFRPTVGGQNDWGDLWLPAIVLGLSLYATSMRLMRGSVLDTLNQDWVRTAYGKGLSRNRVIPVHVLRNSLIPVITNSATNFGVLLVGATVTEYIFNIPGVGQTLFQATLRHEGPTIVSFVTVFVIIYVLVNLLVDLLYGLLDPRIRYVK from the coding sequence ATGCTCGCCTATACCCTGCGGCGACTTCTTCAGCTGATCCCGGTCTTCTTCGGTGCGACGCTTCTCATCTACGCGCTCGTCTTCCTCATGCCGGGCGACCCGATCGCGGCGCTCTTCGGTGACAAACCGCCGAGCCCGCAGCTGCTCGCCACGATCCGAGCGCAGTACCACCTGGACGAACCGTTCCTGGTCCAGTACTTCTACTACATCACCGGCGTCTTCAAGGGCGACATGGGAACGACGTTCTCCGGTGAGTCCGTGAGCACCGTGCTCGCGCGCACCCTTCCGATCACGGGGCGCCTGGCCATCATGGCGATCGCGATCGAGTTCACACTCGCGATCATCGTCGGAACGCTTTCCGCGCTCCGCAAGGGAAAGTTCTTCGATCACGCATCGCTGATCGTCTCGCTCGTGTTCCTCTCGATGCCGATCTTCGTCGTCGCCTTCCTCGCGCAGTACTTCCTCGCCATCAAGCTGGGCTGGTTCCGTCCGACGGTCGGTGGTCAGAACGACTGGGGAGATCTGTGGCTGCCCGCCATCGTGCTGGGGCTGAGCCTGTATGCGACGAGCATGCGTCTGATGCGAGGCTCCGTGCTCGACACGCTCAACCAGGACTGGGTGCGCACGGCCTACGGCAAGGGGCTGTCACGCAACCGCGTGATCCCCGTGCACGTGCTGCGCAACTCCCTGATCCCGGTGATCACCAACTCGGCGACGAACTTCGGTGTGCTCCTCGTCGGAGCGACCGTGACGGAGTACATCTTCAACATTCCCGGCGTGGGGCAGACCCTGTTCCAGGCGACGTTGAGGCACGAAGGACCGACTATCGTGTCGTTCGTGACGGTGTTCGTCATCATCTACGTTCTCGTCAACCTGCTCGTGGACCTGCTCTACGGGCTGCTCGACCCGAGGATTCGCTATGTCAAGTGA
- a CDS encoding ABC transporter permease, translated as MSSDRSTHYVAPMVAEQPPTDAINVKGKPASLWRDAWTDLRRRPSFWISLGIVALILLMALWPTLFTQTPPNNQCELANSNAGPAAGHPLGFTFQGCDIWSRIVWGSRTSISVGLLATIISSTLGLIMGAFAGYYGGWLDAVLSRIGDIFFSIPYILAAVVVMTVFAQYRNVFTLALAIGGFAWAATARVVRAEVLRVKQADFVMASAALGKGRFGTLLAHVIPNAFAPLLVLATLALAGGIVAEATLSFLGVGLGSDVMSWGNDISQAQRSLRVAPMALIYPSIALTITVLAFILLGELIRDALDPRARARR; from the coding sequence ATGTCAAGTGACCGTTCCACCCACTACGTCGCACCGATGGTGGCCGAACAGCCGCCGACGGATGCCATCAACGTCAAAGGTAAGCCCGCCAGCCTCTGGCGGGATGCGTGGACCGATCTGCGCCGCCGCCCGTCGTTCTGGATCTCTCTCGGAATCGTCGCGCTCATCCTGCTGATGGCCCTGTGGCCGACGCTCTTCACGCAGACGCCTCCGAACAACCAGTGCGAGCTCGCGAACTCCAACGCGGGACCGGCTGCCGGACACCCTCTCGGGTTCACGTTCCAGGGCTGCGACATCTGGTCGCGCATCGTCTGGGGCTCGCGCACGTCCATCAGCGTCGGCCTGCTGGCCACCATCATCAGCTCGACTCTCGGACTGATCATGGGCGCATTCGCCGGCTATTACGGCGGATGGCTCGACGCGGTGCTCTCCCGCATCGGAGACATCTTCTTCTCGATCCCCTACATCCTCGCGGCTGTCGTCGTGATGACGGTGTTCGCGCAGTACCGCAACGTCTTCACGCTCGCTCTCGCGATCGGCGGGTTCGCCTGGGCTGCCACGGCGCGCGTCGTGAGGGCGGAAGTGCTCAGAGTGAAGCAGGCGGACTTCGTGATGGCCTCGGCCGCGCTCGGCAAGGGGCGCTTCGGCACCCTCCTGGCGCACGTGATCCCGAACGCCTTCGCTCCGCTGCTCGTGCTGGCGACGCTGGCTCTGGCCGGCGGTATCGTCGCCGAGGCGACACTGAGCTTCCTCGGTGTCGGGCTCGGCAGCGACGTCATGTCATGGGGCAACGACATCAGCCAGGCTCAGCGCTCCCTGCGCGTCGCGCCGATGGCGCTGATCTATCCGTCGATCGCGCTCACCATCACGGTGCTCGCGTTCATCCTCCTGGGCGAGCTCATCCGAGACGCCCTCGACCCGAGGGCGAGGGCACGCCGATGA
- a CDS encoding ABC transporter ATP-binding protein — MNESTAPLLSVRDLTVAFDTQNGTRQVLHGISFDVMAGETVAIVGESGSGKSTAATSIIKLLAGTGRITSGSIALEGQELTTLSEREMERVRGKAIGYVPQDPMSNLNPVWSIGFQVEEAVRANGLAQGRAAVRARAIEVLQQAGLADAAKRLRQFPHQFSGGMRQRALIGIGLAADPRLLIADEPTSALDVTVQRVILDHMASLTRDRGTSMLLITHDLGLAAERAERLIVMQNGSIVESGPSKEILQNPQHPYTKRLVAAAPSVASQRIQAVVEDRGVETLDDLADIPPTVRVAGLTKDYRIRQGGFRSEMFRAVDDVSFEIPRGKTLALVGESGSGKSTVAKMVLKLEDPTSGTIEIDGMDVSGFSRAQSFGLRRRMQPVFQDPYGSLDPLRNLENTIAEPLEIHGVGDRTSRRERVRELLDQVSLPQDLATRYPSELSGGQRQRVAIARALALKPDIVVLDEAVSALDVLVQAQILKLLADLQTELGLTYLFITHDLAVVRVSSDLVCVMERGRIVEQGTVDETFANPKQEYTSRLLEAIPGASIPLGGL, encoded by the coding sequence ATGAACGAATCGACAGCTCCGCTGCTGAGCGTTCGCGATCTCACGGTCGCGTTCGACACGCAGAACGGCACACGACAGGTCCTGCATGGCATCAGCTTCGATGTCATGGCGGGAGAGACGGTGGCGATCGTCGGCGAGTCCGGTTCGGGCAAGTCGACGGCTGCGACGTCGATCATCAAGCTCCTCGCTGGCACCGGGCGGATCACCTCCGGCAGCATCGCCCTGGAGGGGCAGGAGCTCACCACTCTCTCCGAGCGGGAGATGGAGAGGGTGCGCGGCAAGGCGATCGGCTACGTCCCGCAGGACCCGATGTCGAACCTGAATCCGGTCTGGAGCATCGGCTTCCAGGTGGAGGAGGCGGTGCGTGCGAATGGTCTCGCCCAGGGCCGTGCCGCGGTCCGTGCACGCGCGATCGAGGTGCTCCAGCAGGCGGGGCTCGCAGACGCCGCCAAGCGGCTGCGTCAGTTCCCCCATCAGTTCTCCGGGGGAATGCGTCAGCGTGCGCTCATCGGCATCGGATTGGCTGCGGACCCGCGGCTCCTGATCGCGGATGAGCCGACGTCGGCGCTCGATGTCACCGTGCAGCGCGTGATCCTCGACCACATGGCGAGCCTGACGCGCGATCGCGGCACCTCGATGCTGCTGATCACCCACGACCTCGGTCTCGCGGCCGAGCGCGCGGAGCGGCTGATCGTGATGCAGAACGGCTCGATCGTGGAGTCGGGACCGAGCAAGGAGATCCTGCAGAACCCGCAGCATCCCTACACGAAGCGTCTGGTCGCCGCAGCGCCGAGCGTGGCATCGCAGCGCATCCAGGCCGTGGTCGAGGACCGCGGTGTGGAGACGCTCGACGACCTCGCCGACATCCCGCCCACCGTGCGGGTGGCGGGTCTCACGAAGGACTACCGCATCCGCCAGGGTGGGTTCCGCAGCGAGATGTTCCGTGCCGTCGATGATGTGTCGTTCGAGATCCCGCGGGGAAAGACGCTGGCTCTGGTCGGTGAGTCCGGTTCGGGCAAGTCGACCGTCGCGAAGATGGTCCTCAAGCTCGAGGACCCCACGTCGGGGACGATCGAGATCGACGGCATGGACGTGTCCGGGTTCTCCCGTGCACAGTCGTTCGGCCTTCGTCGTCGCATGCAGCCGGTGTTCCAGGATCCGTATGGTTCCCTGGATCCGCTGCGCAACCTCGAGAACACGATCGCGGAACCCCTCGAGATTCACGGGGTGGGCGACCGCACGTCTCGTCGTGAGCGTGTGCGCGAGCTGCTCGATCAGGTGTCACTGCCGCAGGATCTGGCTACTCGCTATCCGAGCGAGCTGTCGGGCGGACAGCGTCAGCGCGTCGCGATCGCGCGCGCTCTGGCGCTGAAGCCCGACATCGTCGTTCTCGACGAGGCGGTCTCGGCTCTGGACGTGCTCGTCCAGGCCCAGATTCTCAAGCTGCTGGCCGACCTGCAGACCGAGCTGGGGCTCACCTACCTGTTCATCACGCACGATCTCGCGGTGGTGCGTGTCTCGAGCGACCTGGTCTGCGTCATGGAGCGCGGCCGGATCGTCGAGCAGGGCACGGTCGACGAGACATTCGCGAACCCGAAGCAGGAGTACACGAGTCGCCTGCTCGAGGCGATCCCCGGTGCCTCGATCCCTCTGGGTGGCCTCTGA